A single genomic interval of Penaeus monodon isolate SGIC_2016 chromosome 30, NSTDA_Pmon_1, whole genome shotgun sequence harbors:
- the LOC119592644 gene encoding zinc finger protein 76-like, producing MRGGVLTLWRERRARFDTISYGGVVTMNEGVVAVTQLMAGEGTDLMEEGVEHTSVVVVEEGGGAVTVELPDGSQAIVRSAVAEEHQEGMEGVAIQLEDGRIEYLYGDTFLQAVTDHQDPLLVQNNSGKFNCCYPNCGKSYSSQNHLKTHQRNHTGQRPHVCEVCKKCFTTGYALKSHLRTHTGEKPFQCPDEQCGKCFKTSGDLQKHVRTHTGERPFKCEMCDKSFTTSNIRKVHMRVHTGEKPYECQHEGCGRKFASATNYRNHCRIHTGEKPYVCSVENCGKRFTEYSSLYKHHMVHNQQKRYYCAQCGRFYRQLSTLAVHKRTVHNVIESDDGQVLWMGSEIDMGLLTEEQDGGDITTEEGSSVSHVPSTSSSARTVHIPVSGGLMVKKEMIPGTILNAQLSLDDGCIRMPSVEVGNLISGDASGDTLIQDDRSSTLSNLDIDSAGNGSILVLTDPSQLAALQQLAVASGSTEGSGDQNVGDTVEVIRLDDFTAVAESTITEDLVESVDAKQNDWESKGKIIVIKEIETKGKKT from the exons GACAATGAATGAAGGAGTTGTGGCAGTCACTCAGCTCATGGCTGGGGAAGGGACAGACCTAATGGAGGAAGGTGTAGAGCACACAA GTGTGGTAGTggtagaggaaggtggaggagcagTAACAGTAGAGCTTCCCGATGGATCGCAAGCTATTGTTCGCAGTGCAGTAGCTGAAGAGCATCAAG AGGGTATGGAGGGAGTAGCTATACAACTTGAAGATGGGAGGATTGAATACCTCTATGGTGACACCTTCCTTCAGGCTGTGACAGACCATCAAGATCCACTTCTTGTACAAAATAATAGTGGGAAATTTAATTGCTGTTATCCAAATTGTGGGAAATCTTACTCATCACAGAATCATCTTAAA ACTCATCAGCGCAACCACACTGGACAAAGACCTCATGTGTGTGAGGTGTGCAAGAAATGTTTTACTACTGGTTATGCTTTGAAATCGCACTTGAGAACTCATACAGGAGAAAAACCTTTCCAGTGCCCTGATGAGCAATGCGGAAAGTGTTTCAAGACTTCAGGAGATCTTCAGAAACATGTTCGCACGCATACA GGAGAACGTCCTTTCAAGTGTGAAATGTGTGATAAGTCATTTACTACATCCAATATCAGGAAAGTGCATATGAGGGTTCACACTG GAGAAAAACCATATGAGTGTCAGCATGAAGGATGTGGAAGAAAATTTGCCTCTGCAACAAATTACAGAAATCATTGCAGAATTCATACTGGAGAAAAGCCTTATGTTTGCTCTGTTGAG aattGTGGCAAGAGATTCACTGAATATTCTTCACTGTATAAGCACCACATGGTCCATAATCAACAGAAGCGATATTATTGTGCACAGTGTGGTCGATTCTATAGGCAGCTATCTACTTTAGCAGTCCATAAG CGAACAGTCCATAATGTGATTGAAAGTGATGATGGTCAAGTACTATGGATGGGATCGGAAATAGACATGGGCCTGCTAACTGAAGAGCAAGATGGAGGAGACATTACAACAGAGGAAGGAAGTTCTGTCAGTCATGTCCCAAGCACTTCATCCAGTGCGAGAACTGTCCATATACCTGTTTCTGGTGGACTTATGGTTAAAAAAGAG ATGATTCCAGGCACGATACTGAATGCACAATTATCTTTGGATGATGGTTGCATTAGGATGCCCAGTGTAGAAGTTGGGAACCTAATAAGTGGGGATGCATCCGGTGACACTTTGATACAAGATGACCGTAGTTCAACTTTGTCAAATTTGGATATTGACAGTGCAGGAAATGGATCCATCTTAGTCCTCACAGATCCATCACAACTAGCAGCATTGCAA CAGTTAGCGGTGGCTAGTGGAAGTACTGAGGGAAGTGGTGATCAGAACGTTGGAGACACTGTGGAAGTTATTAGATTAGATGACTTCACAGCTGTAGCAGAATCTACTATCACAGAAGACCTGGTGGAAAGTGTGGATGCTAAACAGAATGACtgggaaagcaaaggaaaaattaTTGTGATTAAAGAAATAGAAACTAAAGGGAAGAAGACATGA